Proteins encoded together in one Triticum dicoccoides isolate Atlit2015 ecotype Zavitan chromosome 7B, WEW_v2.0, whole genome shotgun sequence window:
- the LOC119338895 gene encoding epoxide hydrolase A-like: MRNTIPKRTSPARSPSQRLCPCAPPALALFVIVRSVPSRPASSMIKACLSELCASCCSCILPPSSPRAANQEMGSDGAITHRSVDVNGVRLHVAEAGPAGAPTALLLHGFPEVWYTWRHQMRALAAAGYRAVAPDMRGYGGSDAPSGGPDQYTALHVVGDLVALIDSLGEKQVFVVAHDWGAMIAWSLCLFRPDRVKALVALSVPFTPRSPARKPVDGLKALYGDEYYICRIQEPGAIEAEFARLSTELVLRKFFTYRTPGPLFIPKSGWGSPDDEVPLPSWITEEDIKYYASQFDKSGFTGGLNYYRALNKTWELTSPWTGAEIKVPTKFIVGDVDLSYHVAGAHDFINKGGLKKFVPLLDDVVVMKDVGHFINEEKPEEISAHIISFLKKFD; encoded by the exons ATGCGGAACACGATTCCAAAGCGCACCTCGCCCGCCAGGTCCCCCTCACAACGACTATGCCCCTGCGCCCCACCCGCACTGGCCTTATTCGTTATAGTGCGGTCCGTCCCGTCGCGTCCTGCCAGTTCCATGATCAAGGCCTGCCTCAGCGAGCTCTGCGCCAGCTGCTGCTCCTGCATACTCCCGCCGTCCTCACCGCGCGCGGCTAACCAAGAGATGGGCTCCGACGGCGCCATCACGCACCGCAGCGTCGACGTCAACGGCGTGCGCCTCCACGTCGCGGAGGCCGGCCCGGCGGGCGCGCCCACGGCGCTGCTGCTGCACGGGTTCCCGGAGGTGTGGTACACCTGGCGCCACCAGATGCGCGCGCTGGCCGCGGCGGGCTACCGCGCCGTCGCGCCCGACATGCGTGGCTACGGCGGCTCCGACGCGCCCTCTGGCGGACCGGACCAGTACACGGCGCTGCACGTCGTCGGCGACCTCGTCGCGCTCATCGATTCGCTCGGCGAGAAGCAGGTCTTCGTGGTGGCGCACGACTGGGGCGCCATGATCGCGTGGAGCCTGTGCCTGTTCCGGCCGGACAGGGTGAAGGCGCTCGTCGCCCTCAGCGTCCCCTTCACCCCGCGGAGCCCGGCGAGGAAGCCCGTCGACGGCTTGAAGGCTCTGTACGGGGACGAGTACTACATCTGCCGTATCCAG GAACCTGGAGCAATTGAAGCAGAATTCGCACGGCTCAGCACAGAGCTGGTGCTAAGAAAGTTTTTCACTTATCGAACTCCTGGCCCTTTGTTCATTCCCAAGAGCGGGTGGGGCTCACCAGATGATGAGGTGCCCTTGCCGAGCTGGAtcacggaggaggatatcaagTACTACGCGAGTCAATTTGACAAGTCTGGTTTCACCGGGGGATTGAACTACTACCGTGCCCTGAACAA GACATGGGAGCTAACGTCGCCATGGACCGGAGCTGAGATAAAGGTACCAACCAAGTTCATAGTTGGTGATGTGGACTTGTCATACCATGTTGCAGGCGCACATGATTTTATTAACAAAGGTGGCCTCAAGAAGTTTGTTCCATTACTGGACGATGTGGTGGTAATGAAAGATGTCGGGCATTTCATAAATGAAGAAAAACCAGAAGAAATTAGTGCCCATATAATCAGTTTCTTAAAGAAATTTGACTGA